The Streptomyces phaeolivaceus genome has a window encoding:
- a CDS encoding amino acid ABC transporter permease encodes MTDPDTTLQPKRKGLSRSRKRALSRGAQYVVFVAAVVAFAVSADWARLRNQFAQWDIAEQMFPDVITLALKNTVLYTLSGFVFGLVLGMVIALMRLSSVGPYRWFAGVYIEIFRGLPALLIFIFIGVAVPLAFPGTEIPGGTYGKVALALGLVAAAYMAETIRAGIQAVPKGQLEAARSLGFSPARAMVSIIIPQAFRIILPPLTNELVLLFKDSSLVLFLGVTLEERELSKYGRDLASTTANSTPILVAGLCYLLVTIPLGFVVRRMEAKAQEAVK; translated from the coding sequence GTGACCGACCCGGACACCACGCTCCAGCCGAAGCGGAAGGGCCTCAGCCGGAGCCGGAAGCGCGCCCTGTCCCGGGGCGCGCAGTACGTCGTCTTCGTCGCGGCCGTCGTCGCCTTCGCGGTGTCCGCCGACTGGGCGCGGCTGAGGAACCAGTTCGCCCAGTGGGACATCGCCGAGCAGATGTTCCCCGACGTCATCACGCTCGCGCTCAAGAACACCGTGCTGTACACGCTGTCCGGCTTCGTGTTCGGACTCGTCCTCGGCATGGTCATCGCGCTGATGCGGCTGTCGTCGGTCGGCCCGTACCGCTGGTTCGCCGGCGTGTACATCGAGATCTTCCGGGGCCTGCCCGCCCTGCTGATCTTCATCTTCATCGGTGTCGCCGTGCCGCTGGCCTTCCCCGGCACGGAGATCCCCGGCGGCACCTACGGCAAGGTGGCGCTCGCGCTGGGCCTGGTGGCCGCCGCGTACATGGCGGAGACGATCCGCGCGGGCATCCAGGCGGTCCCCAAGGGCCAGCTGGAGGCGGCCCGTTCGTTGGGCTTCTCGCCCGCGCGCGCCATGGTCTCGATCATCATCCCGCAGGCGTTCCGGATCATCCTCCCGCCGCTCACCAACGAACTGGTCCTGCTCTTCAAGGACTCCTCGCTCGTCCTGTTCCTCGGCGTCACGCTGGAGGAGCGCGAACTGTCCAAGTACGGCCGTGATCTGGCCAGCACCACCGCCAACTCCACGCCGATCCTGGTCGCCGGCCTGTGCTATCTGCTGGTGACCATCCCGCTCGGCTTCGTCGTACGCCGTATGGAGGCGAAGGCCCAGGAGGCCGTGAAATGA
- a CDS encoding RNA polymerase sigma factor — MVVPVEPTLEQPSIDVELHRRLVYGDESALRELYAAYGGLVRRVAVRVTRSPAAAEDVAQEVFAQLWSRPYGFDARRGSLRTWLSMVAHRRAVDWVRGEARHRKDARADDSALHAIPDTGPGPAEAVVDRERSLELHTALAELPRPQREVVHLAYFAGRTYRQAAVELGIPEGTAKTRLRSALRKLAESLADPPDPAAVRGA, encoded by the coding sequence GTGGTGGTGCCGGTGGAGCCGACGCTCGAACAGCCGTCCATCGATGTGGAGTTGCATCGGCGGCTGGTGTACGGGGACGAGTCCGCGCTGCGTGAGCTGTACGCGGCGTACGGGGGACTCGTCCGGCGGGTGGCCGTCCGGGTCACCCGCAGCCCGGCGGCGGCCGAGGACGTGGCGCAGGAGGTCTTCGCCCAGCTGTGGAGCAGACCGTACGGCTTCGACGCGCGCCGGGGCTCGCTGCGCACCTGGCTGTCCATGGTCGCCCACCGGCGGGCCGTCGACTGGGTGCGCGGCGAGGCCCGGCACCGCAAGGACGCCCGCGCCGACGACTCCGCGCTGCACGCGATCCCGGACACCGGCCCCGGCCCGGCCGAGGCGGTCGTCGACCGCGAGCGCTCCCTGGAACTGCACACCGCCCTCGCCGAACTCCCGCGCCCCCAGCGGGAAGTGGTCCACCTCGCCTACTTCGCGGGCCGCACCTACCGCCAGGCCGCCGTCGAACTGGGCATACCCGAGGGCACCGCGAAGACCCGCCTCCGCTCGGCCCTGCGCAAACTGGCGGAGTCCCTCGCGGACCCACCGGACCCGGCAGCCGTGAGGGGCGCGTGA
- the thpD gene encoding ectoine hydroxylase, with translation MTTLTDLYPSRGATEVSVPRKDPVVWGSPGTPGPVSLAELQAYERDGFLPVEQLIAPDEVAVYHRELERLVADPAIRADERSIVEPQSQEIRSVFEVHRISELFARLVRDERVVGRARQILGSDVYVHQSRINVKPGFGASGFYWHSDFETWHAEDGLPNMRTVSVSIALTENHDTNGGLMIMPGSHRTFLGCAGATPKDNYKKSLRMQDAGTPSDEALTAMASEYGIKLFTGKAGSATWFDCNCMHGSGDNITPFPRSNVFVVFNSVENTAVEPFAAPIRRPEFIGARDFTPVG, from the coding sequence ATGACCACGCTCACCGATCTCTACCCCAGCCGCGGCGCCACCGAGGTGTCGGTCCCGCGCAAGGACCCGGTCGTCTGGGGCTCCCCCGGCACCCCCGGCCCGGTCTCCCTCGCCGAACTCCAGGCGTACGAGCGCGACGGCTTCCTCCCCGTCGAGCAGCTGATCGCGCCGGACGAGGTCGCCGTCTACCACCGGGAGCTGGAGCGGCTGGTCGCCGATCCGGCGATCCGGGCCGACGAGCGGTCGATCGTCGAGCCGCAGTCGCAGGAGATCCGGTCGGTGTTCGAGGTGCACCGGATCAGCGAGCTGTTCGCGCGGCTGGTGCGCGACGAGCGGGTCGTCGGGCGGGCCCGGCAGATCCTCGGCTCGGACGTCTACGTCCACCAGTCGCGGATCAATGTGAAGCCCGGCTTCGGCGCGTCCGGGTTCTACTGGCACTCCGACTTCGAGACCTGGCACGCCGAGGACGGTCTGCCGAACATGCGGACGGTGTCCGTCTCGATCGCGCTGACCGAGAACCACGACACCAACGGCGGTCTGATGATCATGCCGGGGTCGCATCGGACGTTCCTCGGCTGCGCCGGGGCCACCCCGAAGGACAACTACAAGAAGTCGCTGCGGATGCAGGACGCCGGCACCCCGTCCGACGAGGCGCTGACGGCCATGGCCTCCGAGTACGGCATCAAGCTGTTCACGGGCAAGGCCGGTTCGGCGACCTGGTTCGACTGCAACTGCATGCACGGCTCCGGCGACAACATCACGCCGTTCCCGCGCAGCAATGTCTTCGTCGTCTTCAACAGCGTGGAGAACACGGCCGTGGAGCCCTTCGCGGCTCCGATCCGCCGGCCGGAGTTCATCGGCGCGCGGGACTTCACCCCGGTGGGGTGA
- a CDS encoding pyridoxal-phosphate-dependent aminotransferase family protein, translating to MTHPFLDLAPLSAAHFASVEDRVGRLLSTAQDVVITQGEALLPLEGAIRGAAGPGTTALNVITGPYGQTFGNWLRDCGATVIDLAVPFHTAVTAEQIREAFAEHPAIDFVSLVHAEAATGNTNPVAEIGEVVRAHGALFHLDAVASVGAEPVLPDAWGVDLCVIGAQKALGGPAGVSAISVSERAWARMAANPRAPRRSYLSLLDWKERWIDGGRRALLHAPAQLEMLALEACVERVEAEGLAAVMSRHASAAAATRAGTLALGGGLEPYVHEAADAAPVATTLRAPAGVDASELVAKALAADPALPLAAGGGALASEMIRVNHYGPDATPGVVHAALAGLGAALAEFGAPVDPAGARRAATAAWA from the coding sequence GTGACACACCCGTTTCTGGATCTGGCCCCGTTGAGCGCGGCGCACTTCGCGTCCGTCGAGGACCGGGTGGGGCGGCTGCTCTCCACCGCGCAGGACGTCGTGATCACCCAGGGCGAGGCGCTGCTGCCGCTGGAGGGCGCGATCCGCGGGGCCGCCGGGCCCGGCACGACCGCGCTGAACGTGATCACCGGCCCGTACGGGCAGACCTTCGGGAACTGGCTGCGGGACTGCGGGGCGACCGTGATCGATCTGGCCGTCCCCTTCCACACGGCGGTCACGGCCGAGCAGATCCGGGAAGCGTTCGCCGAGCACCCGGCGATCGACTTCGTGTCGCTGGTCCACGCGGAGGCGGCGACCGGCAACACCAACCCGGTGGCGGAGATCGGCGAGGTGGTCCGCGCGCACGGCGCGCTGTTCCACCTGGACGCGGTCGCCTCCGTCGGCGCCGAGCCGGTGCTGCCGGACGCGTGGGGCGTCGACCTGTGCGTGATCGGGGCGCAGAAGGCACTGGGCGGACCGGCCGGGGTGTCGGCGATCTCGGTGAGCGAGCGGGCCTGGGCGCGGATGGCGGCCAACCCGAGGGCGCCGCGCCGCTCGTACCTCTCCCTGCTGGACTGGAAGGAGCGCTGGATCGACGGCGGCCGGCGCGCGCTCCTGCACGCGCCCGCCCAGCTGGAGATGCTCGCCCTGGAGGCCTGTGTGGAGCGCGTGGAGGCGGAGGGCCTGGCGGCGGTGATGTCCCGGCACGCGTCCGCCGCGGCGGCGACCCGGGCGGGGACGCTGGCGCTGGGCGGCGGTCTGGAGCCGTACGTCCACGAGGCGGCCGACGCCGCGCCGGTGGCCACGACGCTCCGGGCGCCCGCCGGGGTGGACGCGTCGGAGCTGGTCGCCAAGGCTCTCGCCGCGGACCCCGCCCTGCCGCTGGCCGCGGGCGGCGGCGCCCTCGCCTCGGAGATGATCCGGGTCAACCACTACGGGCCCGACGCGACCCCGGGCGTCGTGCACGCCGCCCTCGCGGGGCTGGGCGCGGCCCTCGCGGAGTTCGGCGCGCCGGTCGATCCGGCGGGGGCCCGCCGGGCGGCGACGGCGGCCTGGGCGTGA
- a CDS encoding DsbA family oxidoreductase, which yields MRVEIWSDIACPWCYVGKARFEKALATFPHRDGVEVVHRSFELDPGRAKGDIQPVLTMLTKKYGMSEAQAQAGEHNLREQAAAEGLPYRAEGRDHGNTFDMHRLIHFAKEQGRQSELLQAFYRANFAEERSVYADADGYLVELAVEAGLDEEAARKVLADRDAYADAVRADEREAAELGANGVPFFVLDRKYGVSGAQPAEVFEKALAQAWGERPAPLKVVAAEGAEACGPDGCAVPQ from the coding sequence ATGCGCGTCGAGATCTGGAGCGACATCGCCTGCCCCTGGTGCTACGTGGGCAAGGCCCGCTTCGAGAAGGCCCTCGCGACCTTCCCGCACCGTGACGGCGTCGAGGTCGTGCACCGCTCCTTCGAGCTCGACCCGGGCCGGGCCAAGGGCGACATCCAGCCGGTGCTCACCATGCTGACCAAGAAGTACGGGATGAGCGAGGCCCAGGCCCAGGCGGGCGAGCACAACCTCCGTGAGCAGGCCGCCGCCGAGGGGCTTCCCTACCGCGCCGAGGGCCGTGACCACGGCAACACCTTCGACATGCACCGCCTGATCCACTTCGCCAAGGAGCAGGGCCGGCAGAGCGAGCTGCTCCAGGCCTTCTACCGGGCGAATTTCGCCGAGGAGCGGTCCGTGTACGCCGACGCGGACGGGTATCTGGTCGAGCTGGCCGTCGAGGCGGGGCTCGACGAGGAGGCCGCGCGCAAGGTGCTGGCCGACCGGGACGCGTACGCCGACGCCGTCCGCGCGGACGAGCGGGAGGCGGCGGAGCTGGGGGCGAACGGCGTGCCGTTCTTCGTGCTGGACCGGAAGTACGGGGTGTCCGGGGCACAGCCCGCCGAGGTCTTCGAGAAGGCGCTCGCCCAGGCGTGGGGGGAGCGGCCCGCGCCGCTGAAGGTCGTGGCGGCGGAGGGCGCGGAGGCCTGCGGGCCGGACGGGTGCGCGGTGCCTCAGTAG
- the ectA gene encoding diaminobutyrate acetyltransferase, translating to MTAAQAEPLTEIVEGIRIDRPSVADGAALWRIAGDSGVLDLNSSYSYLLWCRDFADTSAVARDESGEPVGFVTGYVRPERPDTLLVWQVAVDEAHRGLGLAAALLDGLTARVARQHSLTAVETTISPDNTASERLFASYAERHGARVERTVLFEAADFPDGPHQPEVLHRIGPLSP from the coding sequence ATGACTGCCGCACAAGCAGAACCGCTGACGGAAATCGTGGAAGGGATTCGGATCGACCGCCCGAGCGTGGCGGACGGCGCCGCGCTGTGGCGCATCGCCGGGGACTCCGGAGTCCTGGACCTGAACTCCTCGTACAGCTATCTGCTGTGGTGCCGGGACTTCGCGGACACCTCGGCGGTGGCGCGGGACGAGTCCGGGGAGCCGGTCGGGTTCGTGACCGGGTATGTGCGGCCCGAGCGGCCGGACACCCTGCTCGTGTGGCAGGTGGCCGTCGACGAGGCCCATCGGGGGCTCGGGCTCGCCGCCGCGCTCCTGGACGGGCTCACCGCACGGGTCGCGCGACAGCACTCCCTCACCGCGGTCGAGACCACCATCTCGCCGGACAACACCGCCTCCGAGCGGCTGTTCGCCTCGTACGCCGAACGCCATGGCGCGCGCGTCGAGCGGACGGTCCTGTTCGAGGCGGCGGACTTCCCGGACGGCCCGCACCAGCCCGAGGTGCTGCACCGCATCGGCCCGCTGTCCCCCTGA
- a CDS encoding MarR family winged helix-turn-helix transcriptional regulator yields MHPTEKRSNALPSAARGGPVSHAVSRVARLHRNAAGRLLRGLGLHPGQELVMMHLWESGPARQSDLIRLLDLDPSTVTKMLQRLEQAGHVRRRSDPADRRAVLVEATEESGVLLERVEAAWAELEELTLAGLDAAERARFLRLLARVESNLCAESTGR; encoded by the coding sequence ATGCACCCCACCGAGAAGCGTTCGAACGCGCTGCCGTCCGCGGCGCGCGGCGGGCCGGTCAGCCACGCGGTCTCCCGGGTGGCCCGGCTGCATCGCAACGCCGCCGGACGGCTGCTGCGGGGGCTGGGGCTCCACCCCGGGCAGGAGCTGGTGATGATGCACCTGTGGGAGAGCGGGCCGGCGCGGCAGTCCGACCTGATCCGGCTGCTCGACCTCGATCCGTCGACGGTGACGAAGATGCTGCAGCGGCTGGAGCAGGCGGGGCATGTGCGGCGGCGGTCCGATCCCGCGGATCGGCGGGCCGTGCTGGTGGAGGCGACCGAGGAGAGCGGGGTTCTTCTGGAGCGGGTGGAGGCGGCTTGGGCGGAGTTGGAGGAGCTGACGTTGGCCGGGCTGGACGCCGCCGAGCGCGCTCGGTTCTTGCGGCTGCTGGCCCGGGTCGAGTCGAACCTTTGCGCGGAATCGACGGGGCGTTGA
- a CDS encoding transporter substrate-binding domain-containing protein, which translates to MNSVPGRRSRILAATTAAAGLLLVAGCSSDGDGGSGTKTAAGGVELVKAGQLTTCTHLPYPPFQSEIDGKVQGFDVALIDLVAEDLGVKQEILDTPFENFKTGAFLNSGECDLAAAGMTITDERKKNVDFSDPYFEATQAVLAAKKADIRSFADLKGDGDYKVGTQAQTTGEDYAKSQGIDSVSFESSDAVLNGLRTGQVDAVVIDYPVVQGWLKNAELADAFEVAEQVNTGEEYGITVKKGNTALLAAIDKALADAKSDGTYKKLYEQWIGPYDESAASATPSAS; encoded by the coding sequence GTGAACTCGGTCCCCGGACGCCGGTCCCGCATCCTGGCCGCCACCACCGCCGCGGCCGGTCTGCTGCTCGTGGCCGGCTGTTCCTCGGACGGCGACGGCGGCAGCGGCACCAAGACCGCGGCCGGCGGGGTGGAGCTGGTCAAGGCCGGTCAGCTCACGACCTGCACCCACCTCCCGTACCCGCCGTTCCAGTCGGAGATCGACGGCAAGGTGCAGGGCTTCGACGTGGCGCTGATCGACCTCGTCGCCGAGGACCTGGGCGTGAAGCAGGAGATCCTCGACACCCCGTTCGAGAACTTCAAGACGGGCGCCTTCCTGAACTCCGGCGAGTGCGACCTCGCCGCCGCCGGTATGACGATCACCGACGAGCGCAAGAAGAACGTCGACTTCTCCGACCCGTACTTCGAGGCCACGCAGGCCGTCCTCGCCGCCAAGAAGGCCGACATCCGCTCCTTCGCGGACCTCAAGGGCGACGGGGACTACAAGGTCGGCACCCAGGCGCAGACCACCGGCGAGGACTACGCCAAGAGCCAGGGCATCGACTCCGTCTCCTTCGAGTCCTCCGACGCCGTCCTCAACGGCCTGCGCACCGGCCAGGTCGACGCCGTCGTCATCGACTACCCGGTCGTCCAGGGCTGGCTGAAGAACGCGGAGCTGGCCGACGCCTTCGAGGTCGCCGAGCAGGTCAACACCGGTGAGGAGTACGGCATCACGGTGAAGAAGGGCAACACCGCGCTGCTCGCCGCCATCGACAAGGCGCTGGCGGACGCGAAGTCCGACGGCACGTACAAGAAGCTGTACGAGCAGTGGATCGGCCCGTACGACGAGAGCGCCGCCTCCGCCACCCCGTCCGCCTCATGA
- the ectB gene encoding diaminobutyrate--2-oxoglutarate transaminase has product MTITQPDLSVFETLESEVRSYCRGWPTVFDRAQGSRMFDEDGHTYLDFFAGAGSLNYGHNNPVLKRALIDYLERDGVTHGLDMSTTAKRAFLESFQNLVLRPRDLPYKVMFPGPTGTNAVESALKLARKVKGREAIVSFTNAFHGMSLGSLAVTGNAFKRAGAGVPLVHGTPMPFDNYFDGQVPDFLWFERLLEDQGSGLNKPAAVIVESVQGEGGINVARPEWLRALAGLCERQDMLLIVDDIQMGCGRTGAFFSFEEAGITPDIVTVSKSISGYGLPMSLCLFKPELDIWEPGEHNGTFRGNNPAFVTATAALETYWADGSAMEKQTRERGEQAEQALISITEENLADVKEYRGRGLVWGIEFHEKARAGRIAKRAFELGLLIETSGPESEVVKLLPALTITPEELDEGLRVLARAVRETV; this is encoded by the coding sequence GTGACCATCACCCAGCCCGACCTGAGCGTCTTCGAGACCCTGGAGTCCGAGGTGCGCAGTTACTGCCGCGGCTGGCCCACCGTCTTCGACCGCGCGCAGGGCAGCCGGATGTTCGACGAGGACGGCCACACGTACCTGGACTTCTTCGCCGGCGCCGGGTCACTCAACTACGGCCACAACAACCCGGTGCTCAAACGCGCCCTGATCGACTATCTGGAACGGGACGGCGTCACCCACGGGCTCGACATGTCGACGACCGCGAAGCGGGCGTTCCTGGAGTCCTTCCAGAATCTGGTGCTGCGCCCGCGCGATCTGCCGTACAAGGTGATGTTCCCGGGGCCGACCGGCACCAACGCGGTGGAGTCGGCGCTGAAGCTGGCCCGGAAGGTGAAGGGGCGCGAGGCCATCGTGTCGTTCACCAACGCCTTCCACGGCATGTCGCTCGGGTCGCTCGCCGTCACCGGCAACGCCTTCAAGCGGGCCGGGGCGGGCGTCCCGCTCGTGCACGGCACGCCGATGCCGTTCGACAACTACTTCGACGGGCAGGTCCCGGACTTCCTGTGGTTCGAGCGGCTGCTTGAGGACCAGGGCTCCGGGCTGAACAAGCCCGCCGCCGTGATCGTCGAGAGCGTGCAGGGCGAGGGCGGCATCAACGTCGCCCGCCCGGAGTGGCTGCGGGCGCTCGCCGGACTGTGCGAGCGGCAGGACATGCTGCTGATCGTCGACGACATCCAGATGGGCTGCGGTCGCACGGGCGCCTTCTTCTCCTTCGAGGAGGCGGGCATCACGCCCGACATCGTGACCGTCTCCAAGTCCATCAGCGGCTACGGGCTGCCTATGTCGCTGTGCCTGTTCAAGCCGGAGCTGGACATCTGGGAGCCCGGCGAGCACAACGGCACGTTCCGCGGCAACAACCCCGCGTTCGTGACGGCGACGGCCGCGCTGGAGACGTACTGGGCGGACGGCTCCGCGATGGAGAAGCAGACCCGCGAGCGCGGTGAGCAGGCCGAGCAGGCGCTGATCTCGATCACCGAGGAGAACCTCGCCGATGTGAAGGAGTACCGGGGGCGCGGCCTGGTGTGGGGCATCGAGTTCCACGAGAAGGCGCGCGCCGGGCGGATCGCCAAGCGGGCCTTCGAACTCGGGCTGCTGATCGAGACGTCCGGCCCGGAGAGCGAGGTCGTCAAACTGCTGCCCGCGCTCACCATCACGCCCGAGGAACTGGACGAGGGCCTGCGTGTCCTCGCCCGCGCCGTACGGGAAACCGTCTGA
- a CDS encoding ectoine synthase — protein MIVRSFKDIEGTDRHVKSASGTWESKRIVLARERVGFSLHETVLYAGTETSMWYANHIEAVVCVEGEAELTDQETGRSYTITPGTMYLLDGHERHTLRIKEDFRCLCVFNPPVTGREDHDENGVYPLLTEEG, from the coding sequence GTGATCGTCCGTTCGTTCAAGGACATCGAAGGAACCGACCGGCATGTGAAGTCGGCGTCCGGCACCTGGGAGAGCAAGCGGATCGTGCTCGCCCGGGAGCGGGTCGGGTTCTCCCTGCACGAGACCGTCCTGTACGCGGGTACGGAGACGTCCATGTGGTACGCGAACCACATCGAGGCCGTCGTGTGCGTCGAGGGCGAGGCCGAGCTCACCGACCAGGAGACCGGGCGGAGTTACACGATCACGCCCGGCACCATGTACCTCCTCGACGGGCACGAGCGGCACACGCTGCGGATCAAGGAGGACTTCCGCTGCCTCTGTGTCTTCAACCCGCCCGTGACCGGACGGGAGGACCACGACGAGAACGGCGTCTATCCCCTGCTGACGGAGGAGGGCTGA
- a CDS encoding maleylpyruvate isomerase family mycothiol-dependent enzyme, whose translation MTNDHDGVRELLAAWAVGALPAADQRTVPPHLTACESCAAEADRLRDTVRLLDGEATPDAAPGAVNGSAGALLALALRARRPRAAEIAHHAAPYAAAVAGLQALVPELEGRWGTPVVHDWDAHATVAHLVAADEHLALRLGVGAVLPASHIPEGTSAGDAWARRTFDVIAHEHGRAPEETVATWAAQAAALLATPEAADPELAARAVTVMGLRLPVADHFVVRAFEAWIHTDDIGRALGLAVPPPPDEHLWSLVRLAVRILGLALHDAPPVRFGVTGPTDTGWILGTDTDPVHAELTLDPVDFCLLVGGRYAPDEVPRTITGDETAARTVLETAASLAWL comes from the coding sequence ATGACCAACGACCACGACGGCGTACGGGAGCTGCTGGCCGCCTGGGCCGTTGGCGCGCTCCCGGCCGCCGACCAGCGGACGGTCCCCCCGCATCTGACCGCCTGCGAGTCGTGCGCGGCGGAGGCGGACCGGCTCCGCGACACGGTACGACTGCTGGACGGCGAGGCGACCCCTGACGCGGCCCCCGGCGCGGTGAACGGGAGCGCCGGCGCCCTCCTCGCGCTCGCCCTGCGCGCCCGGCGCCCCCGCGCCGCCGAGATCGCCCATCACGCCGCCCCCTACGCCGCCGCAGTGGCCGGACTCCAGGCGCTGGTACCGGAGTTGGAGGGCCGCTGGGGCACACCGGTCGTGCACGACTGGGACGCGCACGCCACCGTCGCGCACCTGGTCGCCGCCGACGAACACCTCGCCCTGCGCCTCGGTGTCGGGGCCGTCCTGCCCGCCTCGCACATCCCGGAGGGGACATCCGCGGGGGACGCCTGGGCCAGGCGCACCTTCGACGTCATCGCTCACGAGCACGGGCGCGCCCCGGAGGAGACGGTCGCCACCTGGGCCGCGCAGGCCGCCGCGCTGCTGGCCACCCCGGAGGCCGCCGACCCCGAACTCGCCGCCCGCGCCGTCACGGTGATGGGACTGCGGCTGCCGGTCGCCGACCATTTCGTGGTCCGGGCCTTCGAGGCGTGGATCCACACCGACGACATCGGCCGCGCGCTCGGCCTCGCCGTCCCGCCGCCCCCCGACGAACACCTCTGGTCCCTGGTCCGCCTGGCCGTCCGCATCCTCGGCCTGGCCCTCCACGACGCGCCCCCCGTCCGCTTCGGGGTCACCGGCCCCACCGACACCGGCTGGATCCTCGGCACCGACACCGACCCCGTCCACGCCGAACTCACCCTGGACCCCGTCGACTTCTGCCTCCTGGTCGGCGGTCGCTACGCCCCGGACGAGGTCCCCAGGACCATCACGGGCGACGAGACCGCGGCAAGGACCGTACTGGAGACGGCGGCGTCACTGGCATGGCTGTGA
- a CDS encoding DUF1349 domain-containing protein, translated as MDVEIPELPFPLRTYGPDGHWSYEDGVLTGWAGARQDRFVPPTDDGLEPASDAPRLLGSPEGDFQLIARVTVGFAAGFDAGVLYVHVGQRAWAKLCLENSPDVPTVCTVVTRGHSDDANSFTVDGSSVWLRVSRTGRAFAFHASRDGKQWTFVRLFTLADAYESGAALIGFMTQSPMGEGCVVTYDEIEFRPDWPKDLRNGS; from the coding sequence ATGGACGTTGAGATCCCCGAACTGCCCTTCCCCCTCCGCACATACGGGCCCGATGGGCACTGGTCCTATGAGGACGGGGTGCTCACCGGGTGGGCCGGTGCGCGGCAGGACCGGTTCGTGCCGCCCACGGACGACGGGCTCGAACCCGCCTCGGACGCGCCCCGGCTGCTGGGGTCGCCGGAGGGGGACTTCCAGCTGATCGCCCGCGTCACCGTCGGCTTCGCCGCCGGGTTCGACGCGGGCGTGCTGTACGTCCACGTGGGGCAGCGGGCCTGGGCGAAGCTCTGCCTGGAGAACTCACCCGACGTCCCCACCGTCTGCACGGTGGTCACCCGGGGTCACTCGGATGACGCCAACTCCTTCACGGTGGACGGCAGTTCGGTCTGGCTGCGGGTCAGCCGAACCGGCCGCGCCTTCGCCTTCCACGCCTCCCGCGACGGCAAGCAGTGGACCTTCGTCCGCCTCTTCACCCTCGCCGACGCGTACGAGAGCGGCGCCGCCCTCATCGGCTTCATGACCCAGTCCCCGATGGGCGAGGGCTGCGTCGTCACCTACGACGAGATCGAGTTCCGCCCCGACTGGCCGAAGGACCTCAGAAACGGCAGCTGA